Below is a genomic region from Lonsdalea populi.
GGCAGCCCTTGTTATCGCTGGCTCTGCCTCTATACTTGTGCGCTTATGTGACAAACAGATAAATCAATTTATATAAATAAAGCCAGAGTGGGGCAATGAGAATTTTTTGTAGAAATGCTGGCCCCCGGCAGCTTATGAAGTGGAATGTGCCTTTTTTTATGATAATTAGATTTCATAGTTGATATAGAAGAATAAAAATCATAAAAAAAAGCATAAATGCCGCCTTTATGGCTAAGTAGCGCAGTTATCAGCCTGTTTATATTTGCCGCATGTATCTACTATGCCACAAAATAGTCATTTATGGGGGGGACGGCGAGAATTTCATCTAAAACGTCTTTTTTGCAAAAGCCAAAACCGACAGGTGTTATTCGCACAACGTCTCACTACCGACATCAACCGCTGCTATAACCGATTTTCTCTTGGCAGTGATGATGGTCAAAAGCCAAAAGTTAACTTATGTTAACGTAATGCCCGTTTTTTTGGCAGTAAATAACGCCTAAAAGGCGATAAATACACTTTATTATAAGTATTTTTAATATTTAATTGTGGAGATTTGCCATGGATTTTTCTAGGAAGGCGCTGGGCTTTGCGATCGCACTGACGCTAGCGCTGGCATCGACTTTTGCGCAGGCGTGGGAAAAAGATAAAACCTATAACATCACTATTCTGCATACCAACGATCATCATGGTCGCTTCTGGCAAAACGATGCCGGTGAATACGGCTTAGCGGCGCAAAAAACGGTTGTGGATGCTATCCGGCGCGAAGTGCAGCGAAAAGGCGGCAGCCTGCTGTTATTGTCCGGCGGCGATATCAACACCGGCGTGCCTGAGTCCGACCTGCAGGATGCCGAGCCGGATTTCCGTGGTATGAATCTGGTGGGCTACGATGCCATGGCCATCGGTAACCATGAATTCGATAATCCGCTGTCCGTCCTGCGCCAGCAGGAAAAATGGGCGAACTTCCCGCTGCTTTCCGCCAACATTTATCAGAAAAGCACCCAACAGCGTCTGTTTACGCCTTATCGTTTGTTCGACAAACAAGGGCTGAAAATCGCGGTTATCGGCCTGACGACCGATGATACGGCCAAAATCGGCAATCCGGAGTTCTTTACCGACATGGAATTCCGCAATCCGGCCGAAGAGGCTCGGCAGGTGGTGGAAGAACTGCGCAGCCGGGAGAAACCGGACATCATCATCGCGGCGACCCACATGGGCCACTACGATGACGGGCAGCACGGCAACAACGCTCCCGGCGACGTGGAGATGGCGCGCAGCCTGCCGGCGGGCTATCTGGATATGATTGTCGGAGGTCACTCTCAGGATCCGGTATGTATGGCGAGCCGGAATAAGAAAGAAGCGAACTATGTGCCCGGCACGCCTTGCACGCCGGACCGTCAGAAAGGCGTGTGGATTGTGCAGGCGCACGAATGGGGGAAATACGTCGGCCGCGCCGATTTTACGTACCGCAACGGCAAACTGACGCTGAAACACTACCAATTGATACCCATCAACCTGAAAAAGCGCGTGACCCGGGAGGACGGCAAGGTCGAAAGGGCGTATTACACCCAGGAGATCGAGCAGAACCCCGAGATGCTGAAACTGCTGACGCCGTTTCAGGAGAAAGGTCGCGCCCAATTGGAGGTGAAAATCGGCAGCACGCTGGGACGTCTGGAAGGGGATCGCAGCAAAGTGCGTTTTGAACAGACCGATCTGGCCCACGTGGTGCTTTCTGGGATCGTGGACCGTACGAATGCAGATTTCGCTGTGATGAGCGGCGGCGGCCTACGTGACTCCATTGAAGCGGGAGATATCACCTATAAATCGATTTTGCAGGTACAGCCCTTTGGCAATACGGTGGTATATGTCGAGATGAAAGGCCGTGAAGTCGAGCAGTATCTGGCGACGGTAGCGAACTTCAAGGTGGATGCCGGTGCTTACGCCCAGTTCCTCAACGTCAGCCTGGAAGCCGATGGCACCGGCGTTGGAAACGTCAAGATTAAGGGCGAACCGCTGCAGGCGGACAAGGTCTATCGGGTAGCGACGCTGAGTTTTAATGCC
It encodes:
- the ushA gene encoding bifunctional UDP-sugar hydrolase/5'-nucleotidase UshA, with protein sequence MDFSRKALGFAIALTLALASTFAQAWEKDKTYNITILHTNDHHGRFWQNDAGEYGLAAQKTVVDAIRREVQRKGGSLLLLSGGDINTGVPESDLQDAEPDFRGMNLVGYDAMAIGNHEFDNPLSVLRQQEKWANFPLLSANIYQKSTQQRLFTPYRLFDKQGLKIAVIGLTTDDTAKIGNPEFFTDMEFRNPAEEARQVVEELRSREKPDIIIAATHMGHYDDGQHGNNAPGDVEMARSLPAGYLDMIVGGHSQDPVCMASRNKKEANYVPGTPCTPDRQKGVWIVQAHEWGKYVGRADFTYRNGKLTLKHYQLIPINLKKRVTREDGKVERAYYTQEIEQNPEMLKLLTPFQEKGRAQLEVKIGSTLGRLEGDRSKVRFEQTDLAHVVLSGIVDRTNADFAVMSGGGLRDSIEAGDITYKSILQVQPFGNTVVYVEMKGREVEQYLATVANFKVDAGAYAQFLNVSLEADGTGVGNVKIKGEPLQADKVYRVATLSFNADGGDGYPVVSKRSDFVNTGFVDAEVLKEYIAQHSPLNPADYAPKGEIVYH